From the genome of Rarobacter incanus, one region includes:
- a CDS encoding 50S ribosomal protein L25/general stress protein Ctc, which translates to MSTIQLSAVKRTEFGKGAARRARRANQTPAVLYGHGSDPIHIALPAHDTLMALKHHNALFELDIEGDKQLAIAKEVQRNPIRDTIVHVDFLIVKRGEKIDVDVELVIVGEAAPATMVLLDAQTISIAAEATHLPSSIEVDVTGLEAGQHVTAGDLSLPTGAELVTEADTVVVTVSEETVEEEAPAADEAAGAEEAPEA; encoded by the coding sequence ATGTCTACAATTCAGCTTTCGGCCGTCAAGCGCACCGAATTCGGTAAGGGTGCCGCGCGCCGCGCACGTCGCGCCAACCAGACCCCCGCCGTCCTGTACGGCCACGGTTCGGACCCCATTCACATCGCACTGCCCGCGCACGACACCCTGATGGCGCTCAAGCACCACAACGCGCTCTTCGAGCTCGACATCGAGGGCGACAAGCAGCTCGCCATCGCCAAGGAAGTTCAGCGCAACCCGATCCGCGACACGATCGTCCACGTCGACTTCTTGATCGTCAAGCGCGGCGAGAAGATCGACGTCGATGTCGAACTGGTCATTGTCGGCGAGGCCGCTCCCGCCACCATGGTTCTGCTCGACGCGCAGACCATCTCGATTGCGGCAGAGGCCACCCACCTCCCCAGCTCTATTGAGGTTGACGTCACCGGTTTGGAGGCGGGACAGCACGTCACCGCGGGCGACCTGAGCCTGCCCACCGGCGCGGAGCTCGTTACCGAAGCGGACACCGTTGTCGTGACCGTTTCCGAAGAGACCGTCGAAGAGGAAGCTCCCGCTGCGGATGAAGCGGCTGGCGCCGAAGAGGCCCCGGAGGCCTGA